CGCGGTTTTCGGTGCGGGCGCGGAAGAGCGTTGGAAAACGAAGCATCCCTGTGCGCTCACAAGTAACGCACAGGCGGCGAAGAAGTATCGAATCACACTCGGCGAATGAAGCTGCGAATTGAAGGGTGCGGAGACGCGTTACAACGGGCTCGACGCGTCCACGAAACCGTCGATGGCCATCCCCATCGTGTGGTACCCCTTGTCCACATAAATGGTGGTGCCGGTGATACCACTGGCAAGCGGGCTGGACAAAAAGGCCGCCGTGAGGCCGACTTCGTCTGCTGTAAGCCGATCGGTGAGCGGGGAATTGACTGAGCAGTAATCAACCATCCGCTCGATTATTCCAATCGCGCTCGCGGCACGTGACGCGTAGGGGCCGGCGGAGATAGTGTTCACTCGCATCCCGTATTTTCTGCCGGCCTCGAAGCCAAGAGTCCGCGTGTCGCTTTCGAGCGCTGCCTTCGCGGACGACATTCCTCCGCCGTAACCGGGAATAACCCTCTCGCTGGCCATGTAGGTGAGTGAAAGCGCAGATCCTCCGCGCCGCATCAACGGCCCGAAGCGGCTGACCATGGATACAAGGGAGTACGCGCTCACGCTCACGGCGGCGAGATATCCAGCGCGACTCGTCTCGAGCAACGGCTTTTTCACTTCCGGCGCGTTCGCGAGGGAGTGAATGATGATGTCGAGCGATTCGTCGCCGAAATCCGTGCGCATCCTGCTGACAAGCCCTTCGACCGAGAAGTCGCCGGTGTCGCGGTAGCGCTTGTTGGAGCGGATATCCTCCGGGACATCTTCGAGGGAATCGAATGCCGCATCGAGCGGGTAAATCTTCTCGAACTCGAGCAGCTGCCCCGAGGACAGGCGCCGGGAGTCATCCATCTTCCCGCGCTCGAGGAGATTCATGAAGATGTTCAGCGCGGGCGGCCAGGTTCCCACGCATACGCTTGCGCCTGCTTCCGCCAGCGCCTTCGCTGCCGCAAACCCGTATCCGCCGTCGTCAGCAACTCCGGCAACGAGCGCTCGGCGTCCGGTGAGGTCGATGTTCAACATACGGGGGATATGTCCCTTTCAAACGAGAGCGGCAAGGGGTGCGATGCTTGCATTCCGCTCCATGGACATTTCCCGCAGATTCCGCAAATACAATGGAGCTCAAGTGTCTCGACTGATTCAGGCTGTTCTTTGCGCGTCACTGCTTGCCGGTGACGTCGCGGGAGCGCAGCCGGCCGACACGATCAGCGGAAAGAAACCATTGTTCACGTTGCGTGACGTTCTGATGGCTGGAGGTTTTACACTGGCGACGATCGGCCTTGCGCCTGCCGACCGGCAGCTGACCCGGGAGCTCCAGGCACCGGCTCGGCAATCCAACCGGCTTCTACACAGGAGCGCCACCGTTTTCCGCCTTTTTGGCAATCCGGGAAGCATGATGGCGGGAGCGGGTCTCTATCTTCTCGGGACAGCCAATGGTCAGCGACGCACGCAGGACCTGGGTCTTCACACCGTGGAGGCAATCGTCCTCGGGTTTGGCGCAACCGGTACGATCAAAATTCTGGCAGGTCGCGCCCGTCCGCGGATAAGTGAGAACGACGCGTCGAGGTTCCAGCTTCTGCGCGGATTGAAAGGTGAAGATTATCAATCGTTTCCCTCCGGTCACACGACAACAGCGTTCGCATTCGCCGCAACGGTAGCAAGCGAGACACAGCGCTGGTGGCCAAGGTCACGCTGGATCCTCGGTCCAATCCTCTACGGCGGTGCAACGTTCACCGGGGTATCCCGCATATACAACAAGGCGCACTGGGCGAGCGATGTCATGGCCGGCGCGGCAATCGGCACGTTCACGGGCCTCAAGGTGGTGCGTTATCAGCATTCGCATCCCGACAACTATCTCGATCGCAAGCTCCTGAGAGCGGGATTGATGCACGTGAACGGCGGCTGGACCCCGACGCTTTCGACAGTCGTTTACTAGCGCGTGCTGCTCAACGGGATCTTCATCATCGCGGAGGTCGGAGGCGAAGCCGGTGAGCAGATCAGGGCGATCAACGAGCGGTTCGATCCTCGTCTCGCCAGGTACAAGGCACCGCACGTCACTATAACGGGCTCCTCGGGAGTCGGCCCGATTCCCGGATCCGTCACGCCCCTCTACCTTGGGGAAAAGCTCGCGCCAATCACATCGACTACTCCGCCCATAACGCTGCGCTTCGGTCCACCGATGAGGTTCATGCAGACGGAGATAGTGGTTCTTCCGCTCGACCCTCATGGACCGCTGCGCGTATTCCACGACCGGCTCGCCGCGAGCGGGCTACCATTCGGCCGAGCACGATTTACGTTCAGCCCGCACTGTACGCTGAGTCTGTACCCGACGCTCACTGCCGACAGGGCGCGTGAGCTCCTGGCGCTTCGAGTACTCGCCTCCGTGCTGATCGATCGTGTTCAAGTTTTCCAGGCCCTCGATCCGCAGCCGTCACGCAAGCTGTTCGAGCTTCCGTTAACAGGTGGACCTGAAACGGGTTGAGCGCGCGTGGCGCTCATCGTGGATGCGGGCGATTGGCCGCGCGCTTCCAGGTCCTCGCGGCGTGGCCAGCGCGAGCTTCGATGCCCGCCCATTGCGAACCCTGTTCGTTCGCTACGAGCGCATCGGGGACATGATCATGGCGACGGGGCTGATACGCGTTCTGGCGAACGCTTCCACTTCGGGAAAGGTGGATGTCATTGCGAATCCAGCGACGAGACCGGTACTCGATGGAAACCCTCACGTCGACAGGGTTTTCGTTCTCGATCGCGGATCATGGTCGAGCTACCTCAGGCTCATGCGTCAGCTTCGGTCGGAGCATTACGATGTGATTGTCGATGGGCGCATTAACAACCCGCGTGTGTTCACGTCTACCCCGATGCTGATGCTCGCGGCCGGCGCTCCGTACCGTATTGGCGTGGGAGGCGGGAGCAACGATCTCGTCTACAACGTGCCGGTGCAGAGGTACGATCGATCGACTCCTTATATCGAAGGCTCGAAATCCCTGTCGCTTCCGTTCCGCGTGGATCCTGGGTCGGTAGACTGGCAGCCGGAGATTTTTCTTTCTGAGAACGAGCGGTTAGTTGCGGAGACTCACTGGGCAAGCGCTCGTGGACTTGGAACAGCCATAAACGGTCGCAGACTGCTTGTAAATCTCTCCGCGTCGGAGGAGAAGCGACGGTGGCCGGATGCCAGGTTCGTGGAAGTACTTCTGCGTGTGCGAAAGCAGGCGCCGACGCTTACGGTCATCGTCATCGGCTTGCCTGAGGAATGGGATCGTGTGAGTCGAGTCGCATGGCAGGTGAGCGCGTTGGCGGTTCCAACTCCACATCTTCGCGAAGCACTGGCGCTCGTTGGCACGTCTGATATGGTGTTTACCCCAGACACCAGTATCTCGCACGCGGCTTCGGCGTTCAGGAAGCCCGCCGTGGTGCTGCTCAAGCGCGAGCACCATCCGTATGCGCCTTACAATATTCCGGGAGAGAATGTTTTCTGGGATGGCAATGAGATTCAGGGGCTTCCCGTTGAGGTCGTGGCGGCTGCTGTCGAGCGGCTCGTGGATCGTTACGGCTCAAAATCACCGTAACTCGGAACAAGAGAACTGCGGACTGCGTAAGGACACTACGGACTGCGGTACTACACTGCGGACTGCGGAGCAAACAGGTGCGATTCGCCTTCAACGCTGTATTCGTCTCGTTCGTGTTGGCGACCGGAACCGATTGTGGCCGAGCTCCGGGTAGCGATCGAGAAGTATAGGAACGTGAAGACCGCGGAGGCCGATGGATTCAAGATGTTCGCCCGGCAGATCAAGAACCAGCGAGTGTATCACTTCACGAAGGGTCTCTGGGCGATCGAGAATCAGTTCCGCTTCAATCCGGCGAAGCCGACGTCACTACTATATAGAAGGGACCGTCAGGGGAACTTCGTTCTCATCGGGGCCATGTACACCGCACCGAAGCGATACTCGGTCGCCGAGCTCGACGCGAGGGTTCCAACCAGCATTGCGCAATGGCACAAGCACGTGAACTGGTGCGTTCCGCGGCTCGGGTCCCGCTCGCGGTGGACGGAAGTGAAGAACGGCCGGCCGGTATTCGGGCCACTCGGTGTCAGCACCCGGGAGGAGTGTGACCAGGCCGGCGGGCGCTTTCACGAAGAGGTGCTGGGGTGGATGGTGCACGCCAATGTGTTCGAGAGCGACGTCTGGGGCGATCATCACATGCGCGGGGACGAGCTCGGAACGCGCGAGAACTAACTACCTGCCACAGAGACACAGAGAACAAACGGGCGCCCGCTTCGACTGGCCATCGGGCGCGACTATGTTTCGTCCATGAATCGACGTCTCCTTTCAGCGATCATCGGCTCTCTGACACTCCTCAGCTGCAGCAGCCGCAACGCACCGCCTGCTGCCTCGCCGCCGGACGGATCTAGCGGAGCTGGTGTCTCTCCTCGTCTGGTGCAGGCAGCTCAGGGAGAAAATCATTTTCGCGCAATTCGCCAGGTCACATTCGGCGGAGAAAACGCCGAGGCGTATTTCAGCAATAACGGACAGTGGCTGACGCTGCAAAGCACACGAGACGGCCATCCATGCGATCAGCAGTACGTGATGCGCATCGACGGAAGCGAGCTGCGTCGCATCTCCGAAGGACGGGGGAAGACAACCTGCGGCTGGTTTTTCCCCGGCGACCAGCGGCTCTTTTTTGCTTCGACGACGGCGCACGATTCCATCTGCCCGCCAAAGCCGGATCCGTCCCGTGGCTACGTCTGGCCGCTCGACCGGTACGACATCTACACGGTAAACCGCGACGGCTCCGGTCTTCGCCGTTTGACGTACAACAACGTGTACACGGCCGAAGGCGTGCTGTCGCCCGACGGCAAGCGAATCGTCTTCACGTCCCTCAAGGATGGCGACCTCGAGATCTACACGATGAATGCTGACGGCAGCGACGTCCGGCGTCTCACGAACACGCCCGGGTATGACGGCGGTGCGTGGTGGTCGCCCGATGGAAAGCGGATCGTGTATCGCGCGAATCATCCGACAGACTCGGTGGAGCTGCGCGCCTACCGGGACTTGCTGGCACAGCGGCTGGTAAGGCCCTCTAGGGTGGAGCTGTTCGTAATGAACGCCGACGGCTCCGACCAGCGACAGATCACCCGACTCGGCGGCGCGAACTTCGGCCCATCGTGGACACCGGACGGAAAGCGCATAATCTTCTCGTCCAATTATCTGGCTCCCCGCAGCGGCAACTTTGACCTGTTCCTCGTGAATGCCGATGGGACAGGACTCGAGCGGATCACGTTCGATGAGTCGTTCGATGGTTTCCCAATGTTCAGCCCCGATGGCACGAAAGTGGTGTGGGCATCCAATCGCCATGCGGCGAAGGCTGGCGAGACCAACGTGTTCATCGCTGACTGGCAATGACAATCCTCGGGAGTTAGCAACGTGAGCGACGGCGCCGCAATGATGATCGCGCTTCGAGTGATTCACATAGTCTCCGGGGTGTTCTGGGCGGGCACAGTGATGGTCATTGCGTGGTTTCTCCTTCCCACGGCGCAGGCGATGGGACAGCCCGGTGGAGCTTTCATGCAGCAGCTGATGTTCGGCCACCGGCTGCGGACGGTCATGCTTGGGTCGATGCTTCTGACGATTCTCTCGGGTCTCACGATGTACGGGTGGATTGCGATGGAGACGGATGGCGTGTGGGCGAGGAGCAAGATGGGGATGGTGATGGGGGTCGGTGCGATTGCCGCAATCATCGCCGGCGGAATCGGGGGCGGAGTCGTGGGACGTCAGGGCAGCAAAATGATGGAGCTGGGCGGAACCATTCAGGCGTCAGGAGGTCCACCGACTGACGCACAAAATGCTGAGATGGATTCATACCAGCGAAAAATCCGGAGTGCGTTCCGCATCATTGCTGTTCTTGTCGTCATCGCTACGATCTCGATGGCGTCAGCGCGTTACCTGTCGAGCTGGTAATCAGCTGAGATTTGGAGCAGGCTGAGCTCGTCGGCGCCGGCGTTGCAGCTGTCGCGCAAGCAGCCACACCGCCCAGATCCACACAACCCAAACAATCCGTTCAGCGATAGTCAGCGAAGCTACTGTCTCTGCGATGGCGACGGGAAGCGTGAGCGGCAGGGAGAGAGTTGACGCAAGAGTTGGCCGACGACGCTCGACTACTTTGACGGCGGTTCGCGGCCCAGTACGCAAAGCTGCGTCGATCGCCGCGCTCAATGAGTCCGGCGGCAGCTGGCGCCAGTTTGGTACAGTAACCAGCGTCCAGGCCGGAATCACCCATCCCCAGCCGTGGTTATTCGTTCCCGATACGAGTGCGAGGCCAAGCGAATCCGCTCGGCGAATTATCACGTTGCGATCGCGATCTGCCTGGGCGAGCCCGCGCGGCGATCCATCGGTGATCTCGATCGCGACGATGTATGGTGCGCTATCACGTGCCGCGGATTGAACGTCGACCAGAGGACCTGACAGCGCAGTGACGCTGGAAGGCAGCCGACCCGATAAAAGCCTGCCATTGAGCAGCCAGCGGCGCCGATCCATGAGAGTGACGCTGTCCGCGCTCGTGAAGCCCAGGAAGATCTGGAATGTTCCGCGATAGCGACCCTCGTATGCACTGAGCAGCACAACCCCGTCTCCCGAGCGCGCCGGATTACGACTGCGAGCCAGCTCGGCACCTTCGAACGAACGGTGATCGGATATGTAGGCTGCATCGAATCCCCCACGCTTGTGCCAGGTGCGGTTCGCTTCGGGCGAAAAGCTGTTGCGCGTGTCGTGTGAGGCGTTCGTGTGCGAGTGGAAGTCCACAACGACCAGACTCCTGTCACTGACGGAGATTCCCGCCATGGGTCGCGGAAGCGCAGCAACAGCGGCATAGAGGAGCGCCAACACTACGGTTGCGATCGCCGCCGATTTTACAGCAGATGCCCGCCGGCGACCGCTCGCTCTGGGTGTACGGATTGCTGGGAGGAAGACGGCCAGGGCGACGACGGTCAGCACGGCGGCCGCATGCTGCCCCGCCGAGAGGAGCCCGATCGCGTCGAGTAGACGCGACAGCGGCGAGAGCAGCACATAAGACGCAGGGAGCACCAGCTCTGCTTCGGGCGGTGTCATGCCCGTTACGGCGTCTCGCAACGACGAACGCCGAAAAAGTCCGCCGAGAATTATGACGCAGCTGGTGAGAACCGGCAGAAGGAGTCCGCCGCGCAAACCGAGCTTCAAGTCACTCGCCGCGCGACGGGGATCGACGCTTGCCGTTCTCCGCTGGAAGTTTGAAAGGGGCGTCGGGGAATTGAACCCCGCATCAGCCGCAAGCACCTGGATACATCGCGGGAATCGAACCCGCACTGCTGGCGATCCGAGTGGCACCAGCCACGCCACCACCTGCAATCTATGACATCAAAGCCTCGGTCCACCACCGCGGCACTTGTCATTAGACGCTCGAATCGAGTGAAGCGTTTGCCCGGAATTATCTCAGCGCAAACGCGACGACGTAGTCGCCGAGCGTAGTTCCAAGTCCACCGTGTCCACCGGCTGCGATGACGACTATCTGTCGTCCACTCGCCGGTGAACGATAAGTCATCGGTGTCGCCTGACCACCTGCGGGGAGTTTTCCCTTCCACAGCTCGGCCCCGGTCTGCGTATCGAACGCGCGAATGTAATCATCCATCGTCCCTCCCACGAAGATGATTCCACCAGTCGTTGTGATTGGGCCACCCAGGGAAATCGATCCCCACTTGTCGCTTCCCGAAACTGCGGCGAGTGACGGGATCATCCCAAGCGGCACTTTCCAGCGGATTGCGCCGCTCGACAGATCGACCGCCACGAGCTCTCCCCACGGCGGCGAATTGCAGGGAACACCTTTGGGGCTGAGAAGGAACCGGCGACTCATTCCGTACGGAGTGCCACGCTGGCTGGCGAAGTCGATTCCGAATCTTCTTCCGGAATCGCTGGCGGCGCGGAGATTGTCGCGAGGAATCACCCGCACGACCTGCACAAGTCGATTGACGCTGGTGACGAGAATGCCCTTATCAGTGTCGACGGATGCACCACCCCAGTTCGTTCCGCCAACGGAACCGGGATACACGACCGACCCTTCGTAGCTTGGCGGAGTGAAGATTCCCTCGGACCGTGTGCCCGTCATCATCGCTCTACACGCGGCGCGATCCTCGGCAGAAACACCCCAGGCACTGTCCGCTGCCATTGCGGTGCTTCCAACGAGATTTGGAGTCGCGACGGGAAATGGTTGAGTCGGCCACGCGGATTCACCGGTGACTTTGCTCGCCGGCACTGGTCGCTCCTCGACGGGAAGGAGTGGCTTGCCCGTCAGGCGGTCGAGAACGAACAGATGGCCCTGCTTCGTGGCGATTGCGACCGCCGGAGTCTCTTTTCCATCACGTCGCCAGGTGAAGAGCGCGGGGCTCGCCGCGACGTCGTAATCCCACAGGTCGTGATGAACTACCTGGAATCCCCAAACGAAATGCCCCGTTGACGCGCGGAGTGCGACTACGGAGTTGGCGTAGAGATCCTTACCCGGCCGCAGTCCACCGTAGTAATCCGGTGATGCACTGCCTGTCGGGATGAACACGAGGTCGCGTGCCGGGTCAGCCGAGAGGACTCCCCAGGCGTTGGCGGCGCGAGTGCGAGTGGCTGCTGCGGAATCCCATGTCTCCGAGCCGGGGTCACCACGCCGACGGGGAATCGGATCCCAGCTCCATCGTTTTGCGCCGGTGCGCGCGTCGAATGCGCGGACGGTTCCACGCTCGAGGTCGACTCCGCGGTTGTCGCCCATAGACGATCCGACTATTACTACGCCGCTGACGACTGCAGGCGGCGAGGTGACACCGTACTCGCCTTTCGCGACCGGACCGACGTCGAGCGTCAGGTCGATCGTTCCACCTGCGGCGAAGTCCTGACAGGGCTTTCCGGTGGCCGCGTCGAGCGCAATGAGGCGTGCGTCGATCGTCGGGAGAAAAATTCGGCGAGCACACACCGCATTCGGTTGCGCCGAGGGGTTGGACCATGCAGACACGCCGCGCGAGGCGAATGCTTCGCTGTATCTGATCGTCCGATCGATCTTCGAGTCGTAGCTCCAGCGCTCCGCGCCGGTCTCCGGATCGAGCGCGATGACCCGATTGAATGGAGTGCTCAGGTAGAGCGTTCCGGCGAAGAGAATCGGCGTCGCCTCGAAGGTGCTCTTTCGCGGGTAGACGGTGCCGTCGGACACATCACCCGTGCGATACCTCCAGACTTCGCGAAGGCCGCTGACGTTCGACTTGTTGATCTCCGTGAGGGGGGAGAACCGGGCGCCGCCGGGATCGCGACCGTACGCCGACCAGTCGCCCGCAGGAATTGCCGCATCATCAGTCCGGCTCGCGGCAGCAGCGCAGCCTGTTACCGCGATCAGGAGGGCTATGTGGAGCGTTCGTGGCGACACTGTTGGAGCTCGGGCGATAGTTTACTTAGCCTCGGGAGGGCTTAATGCCAACAGAAGAACATAAGGTTTCGGGAAAGAATCTACTCGACCGCGTGAAGCAGATTGTGCACGAAGGGAATGTGCGTCGGATTACGATCAAGAATCCGGAAGGCAGGGTACTGCTCGACATACCCCTTACCGCGGGAGTTGTCGGTGCTGTTCTTCTGCCGTTCTGGGCGGCTATTGGTGCTATCGCTGCATTGGCTTCGGATTACACTCTCGTCGTCGAAAGGAAGGAATAGAACCTGATACCCGTTGCCCGTACCTGTTGGCCGTTACCCGACGGCCGTTGCCCGATAGCGTTCCCGCTGCTCGCTAATAGTAACAAATCGCAACCAATTACTTTCGTAGAGTCGCTCCAGTGAGTTGAGCGATCCCACCTAGTGTAGTCTGCGCCGCGTTGAGCCCCAAGCGGAAGTCCTTGTCGCTGTAGGTCGAGTATAGATCTGTTGGCTGGTGCCATTGCGGGTCCCACCCTGCACCGATTTGCGTCCCGCGCTCGTTCTCGCGAAGACTGACGGCGGGAACAATGTCCATGAAAGGCGTCGAGTCGGTGTTCGTCATGTGCTGGCCGACTGTCGCCGGGTAATCCGTCGCGAACTTCTCGTTCGCATTGGCTAAGATCCAGGCGAGCTGCTGTGACCCCGAGGCCATTTTTGAATTGCTCTGGAATTCGATGTTCACGTCAGCTTCGGGACGCTGCTCCTTGCTCATCGTGCTGTCGGGGCGCGGCATGCCGTGGTCGAACAGCATCATGTCGTGCTGAATCATTCCGAGCCATTTCGGCTCCGGGTATTTCCCCGAGCCCGCAGGATTCTCCTTCCCCTGCAGTGCCTGACGCTGTGCGACGTACGCGCGGGCGCCGTTCAGTCCGGTCTCCTCGTTGTTCCAGAGAATGAAGCGAATCGAGCGGTCGGTCTGCACATCCGGACTGCTGAAGACTCGCGCCAGCTCCATCACGAGTGCCGTGCCCGAGCCGTCGTCGTTGGCCGCCTCGCCCCAGCCATGTCCATCCATGTGTCCGCCGACGATGTACATCTCATCAGGGTGGGTCGTGCCGATCTTGGTGCAGTAGACTTGCTGCCGCTCGCCCGGCGTGGTTGGCTGAGAGTTAAGTGCGCGGAGCTTCGGGTCTGGTTGCGCGAGTGAATCAGTGTTCACGCTGGTCCGCGTGCGGATTCCGCGCAGACGGCCACCGCCGACAGCGATGTTGGGGGCGCGGGCAACGGCAGGTGCCGGTGAAGCAGGCTGGTAGTCATAGGTAAGCCGCTCGGTGTTTGTGCAGCCGTAGCTCTTGAGCTGAGCCTCAATCCAGTCGACTGCCGCGCGATTGCGATCGGTTCCCTGACGGCGATCGCCGAATTGCGTGAGTCCCTTGATTGTCGATTTGTACCGTTCAAGGTCGAGGCGACCAACAAGCGCACGGATCGCAGCGGTGTCGCCGAATGACGGCGCTACAGGCGTGACACTGGTGGCAGGCGCCGTTGTGCGGGCGCACGCACTGAGTACTACGAGTAAGACAATGGCGCAGTGTGGAGTAGAACGCGCTGAGCCTGTGCGGGAACGGGAACCGAGTGCAACTATCATTGGCGAACGGCTGCGCGAGCGACCAGATAAGAGTGCAGTGCCCGGATCTCATCGTCGGTGAAATGACTGAGTCGCTTCCGCGCGACTTCACTCATCAACTCCAGCTCACGGTTGCCGAGAGCCTTGCCGGTTCTCATCAGGTGCGTGAACTGTTCGAGGGTGTAACCAGCGACGATCCGCAGATCTGGGCTGCCTCTCGGGTCTCCCTCGAGCTTTGCTCCGTGGCATTCGGTGCAGACCGTTCGTGCCAGATACGCGCCGTCGCTGTTGGCCTCGCCGGGCCGCAGAGATGACGCAGACGCCGCCTCGGCCTCGAGGACCTCGGCCGCAGTCGGCTTGAACTTCCCAACGGCGAGCCCGATGCGTCCGGCGGGGCCCAACGTCACGTCGCGCCGCTGGCCCTCGGAGGCCGGCACGCTTCGGATGTAGGCGATGATCTTGCCGAGGTCATCGTCCCGAATGGAGCTGTACATCGGCGAAGGCATTATGAAGACGCTTCGCCCGTCCGGTCGAACTCCGCGCCGGATGATGCGGACGAGGTCGGCGTCGGAGTATTCGCGTGCGGAGATCGTCAGGTCGGGTGCGGCTACCCGTCCGATGAGCGGCTCATCGAAAAGCACCTGTCCCTCGAGCTGCGAGCCGTGACAGCCCGTGCAGCCGCGGATCTTCGCCAAG
This genomic window from Gemmatimonadaceae bacterium contains:
- a CDS encoding 2'-5' RNA ligase family protein — translated: MLLNGIFIIAEVGGEAGEQIRAINERFDPRLARYKAPHVTITGSSGVGPIPGSVTPLYLGEKLAPITSTTPPITLRFGPPMRFMQTEIVVLPLDPHGPLRVFHDRLAASGLPFGRARFTFSPHCTLSLYPTLTADRARELLALRVLASVLIDRVQVFQALDPQPSRKLFELPLTGGPETG
- a CDS encoding pyrroloquinoline quinone-dependent dehydrogenase is translated as MSPRTLHIALLIAVTGCAAAASRTDDAAIPAGDWSAYGRDPGGARFSPLTEINKSNVSGLREVWRYRTGDVSDGTVYPRKSTFEATPILFAGTLYLSTPFNRVIALDPETGAERWSYDSKIDRTIRYSEAFASRGVSAWSNPSAQPNAVCARRIFLPTIDARLIALDAATGKPCQDFAAGGTIDLTLDVGPVAKGEYGVTSPPAVVSGVVIVGSSMGDNRGVDLERGTVRAFDARTGAKRWSWDPIPRRRGDPGSETWDSAAATRTRAANAWGVLSADPARDLVFIPTGSASPDYYGGLRPGKDLYANSVVALRASTGHFVWGFQVVHHDLWDYDVAASPALFTWRRDGKETPAVAIATKQGHLFVLDRLTGKPLLPVEERPVPASKVTGESAWPTQPFPVATPNLVGSTAMAADSAWGVSAEDRAACRAMMTGTRSEGIFTPPSYEGSVVYPGSVGGTNWGGASVDTDKGILVTSVNRLVQVVRVIPRDNLRAASDSGRRFGIDFASQRGTPYGMSRRFLLSPKGVPCNSPPWGELVAVDLSSGAIRWKVPLGMIPSLAAVSGSDKWGSISLGGPITTTGGIIFVGGTMDDYIRAFDTQTGAELWKGKLPAGGQATPMTYRSPASGRQIVVIAAGGHGGLGTTLGDYVVAFALR
- a CDS encoding M20/M25/M40 family metallo-hydrolase gives rise to the protein MIVALGSRSRTGSARSTPHCAIVLLVVLSACARTTAPATSVTPVAPSFGDTAAIRALVGRLDLERYKSTIKGLTQFGDRRQGTDRNRAAVDWIEAQLKSYGCTNTERLTYDYQPASPAPAVARAPNIAVGGGRLRGIRTRTSVNTDSLAQPDPKLRALNSQPTTPGERQQVYCTKIGTTHPDEMYIVGGHMDGHGWGEAANDDGSGTALVMELARVFSSPDVQTDRSIRFILWNNEETGLNGARAYVAQRQALQGKENPAGSGKYPEPKWLGMIQHDMMLFDHGMPRPDSTMSKEQRPEADVNIEFQSNSKMASGSQQLAWILANANEKFATDYPATVGQHMTNTDSTPFMDIVPAVSLRENERGTQIGAGWDPQWHQPTDLYSTYSDKDFRLGLNAAQTTLGGIAQLTGATLRK
- a CDS encoding phosphatase PAP2 family protein → MSRLIQAVLCASLLAGDVAGAQPADTISGKKPLFTLRDVLMAGGFTLATIGLAPADRQLTRELQAPARQSNRLLHRSATVFRLFGNPGSMMAGAGLYLLGTANGQRRTQDLGLHTVEAIVLGFGATGTIKILAGRARPRISENDASRFQLLRGLKGEDYQSFPSGHTTTAFAFAATVASETQRWWPRSRWILGPILYGGATFTGVSRIYNKAHWASDVMAGAAIGTFTGLKVVRYQHSHPDNYLDRKLLRAGLMHVNGGWTPTLSTVVY
- a CDS encoding glycosyltransferase family 9 protein, yielding MASASFDARPLRTLFVRYERIGDMIMATGLIRVLANASTSGKVDVIANPATRPVLDGNPHVDRVFVLDRGSWSSYLRLMRQLRSEHYDVIVDGRINNPRVFTSTPMLMLAAGAPYRIGVGGGSNDLVYNVPVQRYDRSTPYIEGSKSLSLPFRVDPGSVDWQPEIFLSENERLVAETHWASARGLGTAINGRRLLVNLSASEEKRRWPDARFVEVLLRVRKQAPTLTVIVIGLPEEWDRVSRVAWQVSALAVPTPHLREALALVGTSDMVFTPDTSISHAASAFRKPAVVLLKREHHPYAPYNIPGENVFWDGNEIQGLPVEVVAAAVERLVDRYGSKSP
- a CDS encoding DUF4342 domain-containing protein yields the protein MPTEEHKVSGKNLLDRVKQIVHEGNVRRITIKNPEGRVLLDIPLTAGVVGAVLLPFWAAIGAIAALASDYTLVVERKE
- a CDS encoding enoyl-[acyl-carrier-protein] reductase, with the protein product MLNIDLTGRRALVAGVADDGGYGFAAAKALAEAGASVCVGTWPPALNIFMNLLERGKMDDSRRLSSGQLLEFEKIYPLDAAFDSLEDVPEDIRSNKRYRDTGDFSVEGLVSRMRTDFGDESLDIIIHSLANAPEVKKPLLETSRAGYLAAVSVSAYSLVSMVSRFGPLMRRGGSALSLTYMASERVIPGYGGGMSSAKAALESDTRTLGFEAGRKYGMRVNTISAGPYASRAASAIGIIERMVDYCSVNSPLTDRLTADEVGLTAAFLSSPLASGITGTTIYVDKGYHTMGMAIDGFVDASSPL
- a CDS encoding c-type cytochrome codes for the protein MNRPIRWLRNILLGLVVLVIVVATTAYALSERVVRRTYTEPAANITVPTDAPSVAEGMRLAKIRGCTGCHGSQLEGQVLFDEPLIGRVAAPDLTISAREYSDADLVRIIRRGVRPDGRSVFIMPSPMYSSIRDDDLGKIIAYIRSVPASEGQRRDVTLGPAGRIGLAVGKFKPTAAEVLEAEAASASSLRPGEANSDGAYLARTVCTECHGAKLEGDPRGSPDLRIVAGYTLEQFTHLMRTGKALGNRELELMSEVARKRLSHFTDDEIRALHSYLVARAAVRQ